The Aethina tumida isolate Nest 87 chromosome 5, icAetTumi1.1, whole genome shotgun sequence genomic sequence TGTTAAGGTTGTGGAACGTGCTATAACACATTTCGAAAACGCTTACAACATACCCGCAATTAAAGTTGAAGGCTACACATGCAAAACAAATTTACCATCCAACACAGCTTTTCGAGGTTTTGGTGGACCACAAGCAATTGTCGTTTCTGAAGCAATGATAAACGATATTGCGGATTATTTAGGCAAAGATCCGGCGGATATAAGCAAAATCAACTTCTATAAAGAAGgagaccttacttattacaaccaacaaatacaaaatagcACCTTGGAACAATGTTGGAACGAATGTCTTCAAATGGCCGATTATTGGAACAAACGTCTTGATATACTAGAGTTCAACAAgtactcaattaattaaaaaacatatttacatattgtaagaatattattttcaggaggaacaaattcaaaaaacGTGGCTTGAGTGCGGTACCAATAAAATACGGTATAGGATTTGGGGCACCGTTTATGAACCAAGGAGGagcattagttttaatttacactGATGGCTCTGTGCTTTTGTCTCATGGCGGCGTAGAAATGGGTCAAGGTTTGTACACCAAAATGATTCAAGTAGCTAGCAGAGCCTTGGGTGTACCTATGGATAGAATACATACCAGCATGACTTCCACTGATAAAGTACCAAATGCTACACAAACAGCAGCCAGTTGCAGTTCAGACCTAAATGGCGGAGCTATTTTAGTAAGTTTGTACTGGTTTACATTTTCTGGTATTTAGTTATTTCATTGTAGAACGCATGTGAGATAATAAACCAAAGACTGAAGCCCTACAAGGAAAAATACCCGGACAAGGATTGGAATTTTTGGGTGGAAAAAGCGTATTTTGACAGGGTTAGTCTGTCAGCTTCTGGTTTTTACAAGACTCCAGACGTGAGTTACGATTGGAGCACTGGACAAGGCATGATGTACAATTATTTCTCCTACGGAGCCGCATGCTCAGAAGTGGAGATAGATGTGCTAACTGGAGATCATAGAGTACTAAAAACTGACATCGTTATGGATCTGGGACAAAGTTTAAATCCGGCTATTGATGTAGGGCAAATAGAAGGAGCTTTCATGCAAGGTTACGGTTTATACATGATGGAGGAAATGGTGTACAGGCCTAACGGTGAAACTTTTACCAGAGGACCTGGTACTTACAAACTTCCGGGATTTGGCGACATCCCATTGGAGTTTAATGTTTCTCTTCTAAAGGGCGCATCCAATCCACGTGCAGTATATTCTTCaaaggtattttttaaatctttgttatatttttatacacctGTCTATATTTATAGGCAATCGGAGAACCTCCATTACTATCAGCTTGTTCAGTTTTGTATGCCACAACTAATGCAGTTAAAGCTGCGAGATTGGAAGCAGGATTAAGTGGTTCTTTTAAAATGGATACTCCTGTAACTGCTGCCAAAATTCGAATGGCATGTATTGATGATATTACATCAAAggtaattgtttcaataatttaactcTATTATAGTAACAATTCTTACTTACAGATGACTGAACCCAAAGATGGAACCTTTACTCCTTGGAATGTGGTAccttgataattatattttagttttaataaaataaaaaatccattttttcgTATTATTTATTCGACATAACTAAACAGCACAATTTTTCAAGCATACACACTCGAAATCCTGAATATTGATAGTGTGACTCTTGCCCTTACTAAGCACGTATTTAACAGCCACTAAAaagaaagattaaaatatttaaaaaaattgaacacataatttactttttagttgACTTTCCGAAACTAATAGACCTTTACCAATATATGTAGCAATGAGATGCAAATCGTACAACAAACCGTAACTGTACTTAATCACAAACAATATCACCAAATTCTTTCCTTCTTTAGTTaataatctattatttttataagccTCTATAAGTGCTACTTCGTAAACGTATAAAAGTGTAAACTTAATTTCATCTTTTACGGTTTCTTCAAACTTATTGTCGTCttcctaaaaattaataaactctactaaactatttaattttgaaaaaaatttatactgtACCTTCATCACAAAGTATTTTCCTTGTTCAATGTACTCCAATATTCTTAAAAGGCATAAAAACTTCTCCTCTGCCTTAAAATCTATGACACCTAATGCTTGTATTACAGCTGAAAATCTACGCCTTGTAATGGAAGccatagattttaaattcaaaattttatattgactcTCAAAAATAATATGCTTCTGAAAATAGCATCATTATTATCACCTATTATGGGTTACAACAAGAACTTACATTTCTCTTTTGATTGTTTAAAACGTCAGCTAATTCATGTTTATACTTAATACTGTTACTTTTGCTACTGTCAAAAATCAGAGACGAACCCTCAGAAGACAAAGAAGTGTCGGTCTTTGCGTCTGATTGTTTGCGTTTAAATAACTTCTTAAACATGTTCTTGTGTTTGGCTTTCGACTTTTTCGATTTTGGTCTGCTTAATTCATCTTCAACTTTCTCCATCAATTGAATTAACTCCTTCGTGAACTGATCATCagcatataatttttctttaaagtcTATTTCTTTTTGGTATAGTGCAAAGAGGTTTTCAAAGAATGTGCTGTAACTATCTTTCACAACTTCCGCATCTTGGTGTATAGATAATTGTGctgtaaatagatttttaggtttGGGAACCTTTGGTACCAAATTACCTATGTcagtttcttcaattttttcatcGCCTGAATGAGCCAAATTAATAgcattagtatttaaatcagGATTAATTAGTTCAGTAGTTTCATTagaaacaatttcttttgagTTGTCCTCATATAGCTCCTTGGAATTTTCTTTGATTATCTCCAGCCCAGCACACAGTTCCACGCAGAACTCGGTACTACCGGAAGTGATGCTCGAAGCGTTCGACTTCATGATAGTGTGGATGTTACGGATCGAAGTACCGGACGGAGATCCAATCGGAAAATTctgcttttttatatattcctcAGATGAATTTGAACTAGACTCTTCACTAGTTGATGAATAGTCATTCACATTTTCCAGTCTGTACGTCGATTTTTTGAGTTTCAATATCCTCGATGCattcttttttctttaaaatttttaaaataagcatATTAAACAAGATAGTTAGTAATTAAACTTACCTGCATTGTGATTTGCTAGTCTTTCGCGCTACACTAGCTTTATAGGCGTGACTACAGTGGAGTGAACAAAAGTCAGCCTTTTGTTCCTCTGTTCTATCCATATTTTTCAGTTCTCCTTTCATACCCGTATTGAACTGGGTATCAAGACTGTTTATAGTGATAGAATCATCCTTGTCACACCTAACGTTTGCCACAGCTAAAAAATCATCAGATACCCCCCTTTTCAATTTATCTTTGCTACAAACAGGTTTGAATAGAGCCAGAATACtgcttttcttaaaaaaattcgtCATGGAGTGTCGCTTAGATTTGCCACTAGTGTAGCCACTTTCCTCCGAGATTGGAGACCTTTGCGAATCCATTGAAGGCTTGTCGAACACACAAGATACAGTAACATCCTTCTTTGGTTTTACAGTTTGAGGTGGAAGAATTGTTGGGGAGACGTCAAACACACTCGACTCATCGCTCGACTTTTCGTAGAGAAACTCAAAAGAAGACGTATTGCTGGCGAGTTCAGGACAACTCAAACGATTCGACAGATCGTTCCTTGCACTCTTTAAACTGGCGCATTTAACGGCCGGCTTCGAAACGGGTTTCAGAACTTTTATATCGTCATCTTCTTTCAGTGTCGGCTCGGTAGATGAGCAATCAGTAGTTGTTTTCCCTGATGAGGTGTTCGAAAGTTCCTCCTTTTTAGTAGGTTCGACACTGGATGTGCTCTCGGGCTTTGGTAAGAAAGTCTGGCACAAAAACTCCACGACGCTTTGCAGCTCTTCCATTTTCTCACGAGGTGTTGTCTCCTTTTTGGTAGTTAAGCAACCAACTAGCTTCTTGAATGTGTCCAAATTGGCcatgttttctaaattattggcGCTTGTGCTGGACGTCATCTCCGAAGTAGACGCTTGCGTATGATCATTAGAAGTTATCAAACTTATTGGTGATGTGCACGAATGGACTAAATGTCTGCTTGGTAATGTCATAGTTGTTACAGAGCTTTTTTCCACTTCCTCATCGATGATCGTAGAGAGAACTGATTTATGCACCTTCAACTCAGACGTGTTAACGCTTATGGAACTTAAATGTTTTTCGTCTGTTTGTAAGTCTTGAACTCTCGTATTCCTGATACAGTCGTCACCAACAGCTGTgttcttctttttatttaatatttgctcCGAGGTCGGGGgtttatccaaatttaaaaatggaataGTTTCAATAGAAACTGATGCAACTTTAATTTGTGGTTTGAGATCTAACTCTGTTTTGGACCTCACCAATGGCTCTTTTGAATTCGTCTTAAATGATGTTAAATCTAATTCActcttaacaattttgttcagCAATTTACCAGAGGAAAGGGTCTGCTGAGGTGAACAACAAATAACCATGCTGCAGTTACTTTTCGCCTCTATCTCGACGTGGGGTACGCTTTTCTCTTTATCCACCATGGTGACGAAAAGTACGTCGAAGAGTTGGTTCGGTATTTTTGCAGGCTGATTCTTCAATTTCCTGCGTCTGCTTTCGTCGTACGCTTTACGCCTTTGAAACGCACTGAGTTCGTTCAATTTTTGAATCTTGCAGTTAGCGCTGGGAGGTCTTTCAAAGCTTCTGTCTCGAGACGGCGGAAAAGATGGTTTGGCAGATTTGGAACGCAAATTAGACGAGTCACCGATACTAGATCTTGATCGTTTAGAAAATTCCCGTGGACTAAAGTCGGATTTGGATCTGCTAAATTTCACTTTTGTTGATTGATCGGGTTTATCTTTAGATTTCAAGTTGGCCTTCAGTGCCGGGATTCTGGATATGTGTCGCTTTTTTGGGGAACTTGACGTGGTTGGACTTGGCAAATGTGAATGTGGCACGTGCCTTTGTCCTTGTGATATGTTTGTAGCAGATTTTGAACGACTTGGAGAAATTTTCGCCAGTGAGGGTTTCAACTTAAAGTCCAAGTCAGTTTTAGATTTagtaatttgttttgattCTTTCTTCGACTTAATTGCATTGTTTTTTGGCTTTTGTGGCGATTTTTGTTTTGTCCTTATTCGGCCTACATTCACAATTTCGAAAGTtggtttaaagaattttaatttgtttggtaGAGATTTTTCTTCTACtttgatattagttttaaataaagtctGTGTTTTAATAGGAGACGCTTCTTTTACTGTTTGTTTCATTGTTGGCGCAGCCTTTGACTCAACTTCTGCAACATCTCCATAAAAATTTCCCACTGGAGACAATAATCTGCTTTTAATACTTTTGATTTCAGTTTTTGGAGTTATTGTACGGCTATTCTGTATGTGATGCCAAAATCGTCCGTAATTCTTTTCTCCTTGAGAAGGATTTATTGGTTCTATTTTCGATTCCTTATTGACTGAAGGCTGGAATTTTTCAGGAGAGGTTGG encodes the following:
- the LOC109602554 gene encoding uncharacterized protein LOC109602554; the encoded protein is MMEDKSNKRVKRKGHSKSSKQSASKQVDERIVDILEPYLKYQAKRLGEDVKVQILNITDIHERIHAKDDTQKVDDDSSDKIPTKSQSLNINSVTEPNGAPVSKERGHKHKSKRVKTQKTNPEVVEPDPCVEGSVLEKKTKHKRRKKHKETDELVIPEETKFLEQKLSKQPQNSDEFSKQNEPEDTSKHAKTLKAKLEVLEVDPCVEQKKKKHKKHRRHKETYNLSDETKLLEQKQANGNAKSSYRCKSYSPQTEQTQLNSLVEGKNKLEKKVHKKGGKQDNTNKAQKDHVSESETSIQKKEKPKHEDLKRYITAIQKKLDSILPRTPRLIDKFKDEESKKGRDRKSDKSKEKDDEHHKKKDKTREIKDEERTKKQEKSKAKAETEEQPVKKSEKSKVKETNEDLHKKQDKEVTEHKKKKKRHSVKEDSIEEDTRNKSLSTPVQMYYCYGEDFKQSADQDTTIEQSEEPQRHKKRRKTKPKQNLEDNNAPPTVEEKPEQIKKHHSKHHKKIKPVETAQPDVNWILATVPKIEKKQKENDVDEAKKIMAQAGHSYKLEAIRPPLSPERRRKKKAPRRTVSIMAVPPQNDSVDNVDQKMRTDLYKKYYKYSSRQQDKDIVSDDVNEASDSNRVQIEASEPPSSRGNESIDSVRLGKNTVKRGKIKIQISSSGCNFKGLSETRLNNIVQELGQLLRMDNCDKRTKIKDAETGVQSCKDSSTYFSHSPVGREMPTVKKKHTQDSSTCCSMTEQTMMQAASKDQKKRDSGTFCNIDPIVNNVQIVNRFKKNSRDSSTNCSPIKKEIQITIKDKSSGTYNRKPVEKDIQISEIDLTKDILTEEQMVDHWPLAKDASVGPIEHELRMDGSEIMVFKNAKYSDASQTPTDNATIPSTKEAFSDEPTNSPLSNCSPVSKCSPIKRCVVKPKVPLVRSPLKAKRQPIVKPVEKRLYNPEVKKDMKKVYSRQLPGPHYATVFDIDSIGRSRLKQRQSQQLPVQQTSEKPQDSCINNDKLEVIDIEKTIVDAEPIYPVVNEEENLEDEEKNEENSEEQPNILEEKIEVCENKAGPVIEKVKSKSLSPSRNAFDHFWHMESTVNSKAKPSSKSQPTSPEKFQPSVNKESKIEPINPSQGEKNYGRFWHHIQNSRTITPKTEIKSIKSRLLSPVGNFYGDVAEVESKAAPTMKQTVKEASPIKTQTLFKTNIKVEEKSLPNKLKFFKPTFEIVNVGRIRTKQKSPQKPKNNAIKSKKESKQITKSKTDLDFKLKPSLAKISPSRSKSATNISQGQRHVPHSHLPSPTTSSSPKKRHISRIPALKANLKSKDKPDQSTKVKFSRSKSDFSPREFSKRSRSSIGDSSNLRSKSAKPSFPPSRDRSFERPPSANCKIQKLNELSAFQRRKAYDESRRRKLKNQPAKIPNQLFDVLFVTMVDKEKSVPHVEIEAKSNCSMVICCSPQQTLSSGKLLNKIVKSELDLTSFKTNSKEPLVRSKTELDLKPQIKVASVSIETIPFLNLDKPPTSEQILNKKKNTAVGDDCIRNTRVQDLQTDEKHLSSISVNTSELKVHKSVLSTIIDEEVEKSSVTTMTLPSRHLVHSCTSPISLITSNDHTQASTSEMTSSTSANNLENMANLDTFKKLVGCLTTKKETTPREKMEELQSVVEFLCQTFLPKPESTSSVEPTKKEELSNTSSGKTTTDCSSTEPTLKEDDDIKVLKPVSKPAVKCASLKSARNDLSNRLSCPELASNTSSFEFLYEKSSDESSVFDVSPTILPPQTVKPKKDVTVSCVFDKPSMDSQRSPISEESGYTSGKSKRHSMTNFFKKSSILALFKPVCSKDKLKRGVSDDFLAVANVRCDKDDSITINSLDTQFNTGMKGELKNMDRTEEQKADFCSLHCSHAYKASVARKTSKSQCRKKNASRILKLKKSTYRLENVNDYSSTSEESSSNSSEEYIKKQNFPIGSPSGTSIRNIHTIMKSNASSITSGSTEFCVELCAGLEIIKENSKELYEDNSKEIVSNETTELINPDLNTNAINLAHSGDEKIEETDIGNLVPKVPKPKNLFTAQLSIHQDAEVVKDSYSTFFENLFALYQKEIDFKEKLYADDQFTKELIQLMEKVEDELSRPKSKKSKAKHKNMFKKLFKRKQSDAKTDTSLSSEGSSLIFDSSKSNSIKYKHELADVLNNQKRNKHIIFESQYKILNLKSMASITRRRFSAVIQALGVIDFKAEEKFLCLLRILEYIEQGKYFVMKEDDNKFEETVKDEIKFTLLYVYEVALIEAYKNNRLLTKEGKNLVILFVIKYSYGLLYDLHLIATYIGKGLLVSESQLKMAVKYVLSKGKSHTINIQDFECVCLKNCAV